AAAACAGCCAATTTAGTCAGAAGTCGTTTTCTTTTTAGAAAGGCAAATGTTATTTAATCTTTCAGCTGTTCATTGTCCCATCATAAATAGTCCCCTTTCAGTGCGTTCGGCGGGGCTGAAACGAGCCTGCTAATTGCCTCCCATTTCTTCTGACATGTGGTGGTTTAGTGTGTAGAAAACACAGCAGGGAGAAGGAAACAGGAGGCTGAGAAAATGAGAGCTAATTATTTTCCCCCTGCCTGGTGTCAGGTTCCATGTCAGCCTTGTTTTTACAAACTGGAAGGTTTTTGCACTAAATAAAACAAACCCGCACTGCGTTTCTTTCCCGCCCCTCTTTGCTGGCGGTGTCATGGAAGCAGCTGCACTTCTCAAAGACAAAACGAGGGCCTGCGATTGTGCGGCCACCATCTGACAACCACTGAGGGTCCCCTACTAATGAGGATATCACCGCGCAGCCAAGAGAAAGGTGCTGAATTATGTATGAGTTGCCATTAGACCAGACGCACTCCGGTCTTGGGCATCATTACCAGACATTGTTTCTGCTGGAGTGATTAGACCAACAAGTGGACCTGGGGGCCCTGGTGCGACTGGCCGGGGCCGACAAGGGGCCGCTGCCTGGTGTGTCTTGGAACCCGAGCCTTCCTCGCGCTAGCTCCCCCTTTGAGCCCCAGGCCCAGCCCCTGGGGACAGTGTAGGAGTGGGCTGAGACTCCTCAGATGAGTGTGTTAGTGGCCCTTCTTTGATGTCTTCTTCTGTGATCCCCACACACAATAGATTGGCCCACACCGTGAACCGTGTGTGGTTAAGCAGTGACCTGTGGCTTCATGGCTGGCTTTTGGGGATGGCAGAATCATTACTGCTTTGTCAGCATGCAATTTTCGGCAGGAGTATGGGGTTTGTTCCGATTTGTATTGCCTGGTGAGGATTTGATCCCTTATGTGCCTTGTGCAACAGTGATCGAAATACCGAGTTTATTTTCATCTAACTGGAATAACATTAGCATTACTCAAATGTGTATTTCACCAACAATAGCACCAGGTGTTAAGGTACTGCAAGTCATATCTCCTACAGGAAATAATACAAGCTATCCACCATAGCAACTTATATTTACCCCTGAAGTAAAACAAATGTCTCTGCAAAGATTGATGGGTTCACATTCTCATTTACCACTTATGTCATCCTTCATGCTATGATCATTCAAGAGACATGCTATCCTTTCTGTGATTCTGAGAGCACATCAAAAAGAGTGTGGGGAAAGCAATCAATCGCCAAACAAAATGATACATTTGTCTCAATTGAAGGCAACTCACAGTGGATACTAGGCGAAAGCAGAATTCAAATCTAAATGCACAACATAACTTGTGCTTCTGTCCCGTTTGATGATGATTTATTCATAGAAATTCATGTTTACATTCCCGGAAATGTTCAATTCCAAGGAACTACCTCTAGGCTGTGCTGTTGGTTTAGGAAAAAATGCAGTTAGGTTCTCAACTGACAGCAGTTATTTCATGTTTTTTAAGACCTACAATCTGTCATTTTTAGGACTGCAAATGGAAAATGTACATTGAACTTGACGGAGATGAAGTTGCAATAACGTACATCAAGGATGTGACCTTTAATGCCAACAGACAGGATGTGGATGTCCTGAAGATGACCAAGGTGTGATCATAAGCATTACTCCAGGCCATGCACTGAAAGAGCATCAGGACTTAAAAACAGTCCCTTGTTCATTACATTTATTTGTTCGTTGAAAGAGTGTACCTTTTTGCTAAATGTTATGACGTTAAAAATCCCTTTCTGTATCTTCAGATGAGTTGAATTATTCCTTACATGAATGTCATTGTCGTGTTGAAGAGGCCGTATTGAAGTAGCTAACATATGTGACGATTAGTAACCAACATCAAACTATTTCCTTGCAGCCTCCATTTGTGATGGACAAATGGGTAGTTGGACTATGGGAGAATGAGGTTGTTGACTGCATTGTAAATTATGAGGTGAGTCAGCTCAAACACTGCTATAGGAGCAGGGCCCTAGGGCACCTACCTCCAGGGGGTCCACAAAAGGGGGAGAGGGAACTCCATGGGAACTGtggggggggatcttggagggttggTGGCCTGGTGGTTGGGAGCTTGGGACAGTGGCCGATAGGTCGCTGGTTCGGGTCACCGTTGTGAGACCTGTCGACGTTGACCCTGGTTGCTCCTGTGTGTCACTCTGGATGAGAGTCTGTTACATGACTGAATAATGTAAATGTTGAGTGGCTTCACTGCAGGTAGATTGTATGTTTTAATATTCAATAAACattttaataaatacaaatacataaaACATTTGCAGTTTTATAGCTTCTCTCAtgctattttacacattttgcaatgaggTTGAGAGAAAAATGTGCAGCTTTAAAGCTAATCTCATGCTATCCTACAcatttgccatgaggctgagagaacatTTTCTAATTTTTAAACAAcatttctgcaattctacacattttgtcatggcttCATCTGTACTGTGTGGTGTGCCtttaaaaatgtaatacattgaAAATTCAATTTGACATGTAGCTAGATGTGTTCAATGTTTAAAATCCCCTACAGTGATCATTGTGTCCCTATACTAGAATGATGTGAGATCACCCAGGTGTACGAGACATAGCCATGCAGTGAGGTGGAACCCCACCGGTGGACGAGATGAGATCAAGACTGTGGAGCTGCTGATAGAAACAGCTCAGTTAAACATTGAAGGAAACCCCAGAAGCAGATCAAACTCAAAAGGTCACTTTTTATGGTGTTTTGGATGCAGATTTTATTGACAAATGATCCATTTAGAGCTGTCTTAAATACAGAATGCacaaaatgtatgcacacatctATGTAGCCAACCCTACCAGTGGATGTTCTTTCTGCTTCCAGATGTGGATCCCAGATGGTTGTACAACCTGAGACAGAGGCAGCTGAAGAGCCagtcagcagcacagcagcatggTGCCCAGACCCCCACCGGAGGCTCAGAAACCCGCACCCTGTCTCAGTTCCTGTCTGCATATGGAGATCAAGCCTCTTCCTACGCTGCAGCAGTGCGGAGGTCTCccaacagccccctctctccctggtgcTCCCGCAGCTCGTCCCCTACCGCAGGCCTGTCTGCCATGCTCTCCCCCCTCTACCTGGGGTCAAAGGGCAGCAGCCCCTCCAGCACCACCTCCGAGAGTCCCTTGGAGCGCGAACGCCTGCTCAGTGCCGGGGAAGTGCAAGGTTACCACAGGCACAGAAGCTACATTGACAACTCATTGAGTGCAACAAGGGGCCACAACAGAGACACGTGGTCCCATACAAGGGGCAACTTCACACAGAATAAGTCAAGCAGAACCTCACAGCAAATGGGGAGGCCCCGGACCAATAATTACAGTGTAGCAGGTCAGAACCGAGCCAGGGTGATACCGGGCATATCGGCGGTGGTGGAAAACCTCAGTACAGAGCAAGAGGGAGCTAAAGTCAGTGAGGGGGGATGGATCAAAGTGGAGCGCCAAAAAAGGTTACCTCGACAGGACAATAAACAggccagaggaagacagaggagagggtgtAGAGGTGGCCGTGGTGGACGAAGCGGAGAATCATTTGCTGTTTGAAAGTGTTAACATCTCTTAACAGACTGGGCATCAGGTTTCCTTTGAACATTAACCTTCACACAacttctatatatatacacattttctCTCTGGGGGGGATCTTTCTATGTTATTTGAGCTAGGGAGAATTGTGTTTTAGGGAATGCACCCAATTCAGTCTTTTAGGGCAGATTTCTGAAATGTACTGTACACACTCAAATATTTTTGGGATTTAGCATCTACATATCATTTGTAGTTGTATATTGTGAACTATTGTACATAAGCCTATTGTAAATTGTATAGCCTACATTGTCCTAATCTTTTTATATatgagatatactgtatagcTAGATAATTATTTTACTATAATAAAAAAAAGTTAATCTACCTATGGATTCATAAAtggaatagattttttttttttaatagtcTATAACTATATgttgggtaaaaataaaaatattacatGAAAGTTCAAAGTATTATTTCATTAAACAAGGAAGCGACGACAACACCAGATGGAAAGGACGCGGGAGTTTTTCTATAAATCCCGCCCATTTAGGCAAATGAGGACCATGGGATATCGCGCCACTGCTTAGTACTTGAAAGGTTAGATGTTGGTGGATCCGTATATGAcataatgttttaaaaaatgtgcacAAATATAAAGATGTCCACCAGCAGTATTTTCTAAAGACTTTTCAAATTTTATGTGGTGCATATTTGTGGATTATATTTTTCTTTTAGACCGTCTTTTGAAACAAAAGTTTATACACCTTTCAGGACACTTTCCTGGCGCGGGAAATTTCTCAGCCAACATCTGCTAGTCCGAATTTTGGTGGGGTTTCTCTGTATTCATAAAAGGACTGCAGAAACGTGTACTTGAGTTTTGACTGAATTTCTTTGCAGAAAACTTTATAGAAAACAAAATGCGTCCATCTGGCTCTAAGGTAATGAATGTTTCTTAGAGTACAATATATTTATCTTAATATATCAAACAATAACAGGGTCATTTATTTATCTGATTTTATAGCTGCATAGAATGTAATACTAAGTAGCTAGCAAAAATTCTGCTGTGGAAAACTTAACGTTTGGCTCTTATTTTCTTGCTCACATTTTAGTAAACCGTTACTTTAAGCAAAAGCTGCTACAGACTGCCTAGATCTTATTGGAGTTGCAATGCAATCATTGCTTTGCTTCAAATCCAGTATCCTAAAGGCTTAACGTCACCTAGTTACCATGTAGTTGTCAATTGAATCTAGCCAGTTTGGATGTTATAACAATTTCAGTGGCTACTATCTAACAGTAGTTATACCACACAGTTTTGGCTACACAGATTTTTAGATTTTATCCTGGCAAAAGCTTTGCCATTTAAAATGTCGTTTTTGGCCACCATCACAGTAAGTGCATCGTACCTGGCTAATCACACTCCTTTGTATAGCcacctaacgttaactagctagcttcaATGACCTTGTAAATTATACATTTGTGTCAATGTTGCCTTGATATGGCTTAACTATGCTAGCTTCCATTGTTGAATCTTGCAGTCGCATCTCTATCACCGTAGGTATTGCTGCTTCTCTCCTTGTCCAGAAGGGCGGCAGTGTGCAGGCAGTTTCTAAAAGTACTAGTACTCACATTGTTCACGTATCTATGGTCTGAGCTTCCAGTCGATCCATTCAATTTCTCCTGACTTGCTCATCTTGTCTCTCCAGCGTCAGCAGGCCCCCCAGCCTCCCTCCACCAGGATGGGTTTGCGGAGTTTCCGTAATGTACCTCTGGTGCCCATGGAGACATCCTCTTCttcatcatcagatgacagttgTGACAGCTTTGGCTCTGACGGTGCCTTTGCTAACACGGTAAAGCAAATAGCCACATTTCACCCCGATTACAATCAGTGTTTGACCATATTCACTCATCGAATGAGTTATTTGTTGATGAAGCTAACTGAAGGTTGTGCTTTCACTTTCCACAGAAAAGTAGCTTCAGAGAAGCTAAGAAGGTGGCGGAGAGAGCCAAGGTGTTTGAGGCCAGCTCGGAGGAAGTCTCTCTCAGTGGGTTTGAGAATGCCTTCAGCAGTGAAATGAGTGCCATGGTGTGTTTTTTTGTATTGATATTACGAGCTTAATGTTACTATGCAATGGTGGCTActatacacacaaaaacacatttcAGAATGTGTGCTCAGACAAATGCACTGTGTACTTCAGAGAGTGGACTCTGACTCTGAGGAGTCGGTGACGCCGCGGAAGAGGGGCCGTCGGTCACAAACTCTGAAAGTGGCCATGACATTCCCCACCAGGAGGGCCAGCCAGAAGAAGAGTATTGCAGCAGAGCCCCCTAAACAGCCCAAAATCGCTCCCAAACAGACCACTGGGGAGGGAGACAACTTCATGGACAAGAGAGCGCTTAACATCAGGGAGAACAAAGCCATGGTACGACACAATCATTCAGAGAAGTCGTTGTGGCTGTAGCTTGCCGAGGGACATTTGAGTGCTAATTATGTTATTTCCGTTTATTTTGTTTAGCTTGCAAAGCTGATGGCAGAACTCGACAAAATACCTGGCTTCCCTAGAAGAACGGCCCTGCCCATGATGAATGCGGTGAGTGAGACTAGATGGAGGATATGGCTGTCTTATAAAACACATATTCGGGAAAGATTTTAGTAGTGATGAAATATGCTACAACGATTTACATTTTTGGGCTGTAGTTAATGCGTGCTTGTTTCTTCTGTAGCCCTGTCGCACCCCTCGCCGGTCTCAGGGAGCCCCTGGACCCCGCAGGAGGATCCCTGAGCGTACCTCTCGGCCCCACACTCGCTCCCGCTCCCTGGTGGACGGCCCCCcatcagaggaggaggaggaagaggaggacaaaTTCAGCCTGGTGCGCAGGAGCTGCTACTACGAGGTGAGTGACGCCCACACCCTTGTTGACCTCGGTGTTCGTTTGGTAACGTCAAGTAAAGCGGCATTTTTTTTTTCACCGTTTCCTGATCTGTCCTTTCAGAAATGGTGAATACCGAACTCCGGGAATTGTCAGTTTGGTTTATACATTTGTGTGTTTACAGAAAGCGCCCCGTCGACGCAGCTACAACGGGGTGCAGGCCTTTCCTCATGTGGTGCGGCCTGTGAAGGACATATCCCAGAGGGAGCTGGATCTGATCGCAGACAACGTGCGGGAGAAGGTCTACAACAGCTCCACTGTAAGTTCCCGTTCTCCTACAGTGGTTCTCAAACGGCTGTCTTCAGAGTTAGATTTCTGTTAAGTCACGTTCATACAGCCACGTTCACCAAATTCACCCCTCTAATGTTCTTGCTGTAGGGGTCCACTTGCCATCAGTGCCGGCAGAAAACGGTCGACACCAAGACCAACTGCCGTAACCCAGAGTGTGTGGGGGTGAGGGGTCAATTCTGTGGCCCGTGTCTCCGTAACCGCTACGGAGAGGAGGTCCGAGATGCCCTGCTGGATCCTGTAAGTGCTGCACTCTTCCTATCCGAGCCCTCAGACAGTCCATCTGATTATTTGAGTGTTTTGTCAAGAGAATGCCGCCTTGGTTGACATCGCCCTGATCTCTTGCAGGAGTGGGAGTGTCCGTCGTGCAGAGGGATCTGCAACTGCAGCTTCTGTAGAGCCAGA
Above is a genomic segment from Oncorhynchus nerka isolate Pitt River linkage group LG1, Oner_Uvic_2.0, whole genome shotgun sequence containing:
- the LOC115103340 gene encoding cell division cycle-associated protein 7-like — protein: MRPSGSKRQQAPQPPSTRMGLRSFRNVPLVPMETSSSSSSDDSCDSFGSDGAFANTKSSFREAKKVAERAKVFEASSEEVSLSGFENAFSSEMSAMRVDSDSEESVTPRKRGRRSQTLKVAMTFPTRRASQKKSIAAEPPKQPKIAPKQTTGEGDNFMDKRALNIRENKAMLAKLMAELDKIPGFPRRTALPMMNAPCRTPRRSQGAPGPRRRIPERTSRPHTRSRSLVDGPPSEEEEEEEDKFSLVRRSCYYEKAPRRRSYNGVQAFPHVVRPVKDISQRELDLIADNVREKVYNSSTGSTCHQCRQKTVDTKTNCRNPECVGVRGQFCGPCLRNRYGEEVRDALLDPEWECPSCRGICNCSFCRAREGRCATGVLVYLAKYHGYDNVHSYLKSLKKEMEEGQ